One window from the genome of Cucumis melo cultivar AY chromosome 12, USDA_Cmelo_AY_1.0, whole genome shotgun sequence encodes:
- the LOC103497145 gene encoding uncharacterized protein LOC103497145 has product MRAEMEFKNQEQQPQPSKYECLLFDVDDTLYPLSSGLSKQCTINIEEYMVEELGIEKDRVVEMNQFLYRNYGTSMAGLKAIGYEFDNDHYHSFVHGRLPYNNLKCDPILKNILLSLPIRKVIFSNADEVHVAKVLSRLGLEGCFERIICFESLNSSDLDTSSDDGSKSDSKTSTNSDTDDTLPPLPVTPIICKPSPQAFELALKIANVDPKKTLFFDDSIRNIKTGKSSGLHTVLVGSWNRGNGVDYALESIHNIREALPELWEVDEKMKNQRLSSKIALDTSFVMA; this is encoded by the exons ATGAGGGCAGAAATGGAGTTCAAAAACCAAGAACAGCAACCTCAACCATCAAAATATGAATGCCTTCTTTTTG ATGTGGATGACACACTTTACCCTCTAAGTTCTGGCTTGTCTAAACAATGCACCATTAACATTGAAG AGTATATGGTTGAAGAACTTGGGATAGAGAAAGATAGAGTTGTAGAGATGAATCAGTTTTTGTATAGAAATTATGGGACATCCATGGCTGGTCTTAAG GCTATTGGTTATGAGTTTGACAACGATCACTATCACAG CTTTGTTCATGGAAGGTTACCATATAACAATCTAAAGTGTGATCCAATTCTTAAAAATATCTTACTTAGTTTGCCCATTCGCAAAGTT ATCTTCTCGAACGCGGATGAAGTTCATGTTGCCAAAGTTCTAAGTAGGCTTGGTTTGGAGGGTTGTTTTGAAAGGATCATATGCTTTGAAAGTCTTAACTCCTCTGATTTAGATACTTCTTCTGATGATGGCTCTAAATCGGATTCCAAAACCTCGACAAACAGCGATACAGATGACACTCTTCCACCGCTCCCTGTCACTCCAATTATCTGCAAACCTTCTCCACAAGCATTTGAGTTAGCACTCAAGATAGCCAACGTTGACCCTAAGAAAACA TTGTTCTTTGACGATAGCATCCGCAACATAAAAACGGGAAAATCCAGTGGCCTCCACACAGTGCTG GTTGGATCATGGAATAGAGGGAATGGAGTTGATTATGCATTGGAAAGCATTCATAACATTAGAGAAGCTCTGCCAGAACTATGGGAAGTTgatgagaagatgaagaatcaAAGGCTTTCTTCAAAAATTGCATTGGACACTTCATTTGTTATGgcctaa
- the LOC107990309 gene encoding uncharacterized protein LOC107990309, translating into MECKNQQPQLSPKYECLLFDVDDTLYPLSSGLSKQCTKNIEEYMVEELGIEKDGVVEMNQFLYRSYGTSMAGLKAIGYEFDNDHYHSLVHGRLPYNNLKRDPVLRNLLLSLPIRKVIFSNADEVHVAKVLSRLGLEGCFERIICFESLNSSNLDTSSDDGSESDSKTSTNSDTDDTPPPLPVTPIICKPSPQAFELALKIANVDPKKTLFFDDSIRNIKMGKSSGLHTVLVGSWNRGNGVDYALESIHNIREALPELWEVDEKMKNQRLSSKIALDTSFVMA; encoded by the exons ATGGAATGCAAAAATCAGCAACCTCAATTATCACCAAAATATGAGTGTCTTCTCTTTG ATGTTGATGATACTCTTTACCCTCTTAGTTCTGGTTTGTCAAAACAATGCACTAAAAACATTGAAG AGTACATGGTTGAAGAACTTGGGATTGAGAAAGATGGAGTTGTAGAGATGAATCAGTTTCTGTATAGGAGTTATGGGACTTCCATGGCTGGTCttaag GCTATTGGTTATGAATTTGATAATGATCACTATCACAG CTTGGTTCATGGAAGATTACCATATAACAATTTGAAGCGTGATCCTGTTCTCAGAAATCTCTTACTTAGTTTGCCGATTCGTAAAGTT ATCTTCTCGAACGCGGATGAAGTTCATGTTGCCAAAGTTCTAAGTAGGCTTGGTTTGGAGGGTTGTTTTGAGAGGATCATATGCTTTGAGAGTCTTAACTCCTCTAATTTAGATACTTCTTCTGATGATGGTTCTGAATCGGATTCCAAAACCTCGACAAACAGCGATACAGATGACACTCCTCCACCGCTCCCTGTCACTCCAATTATCTGCAAACCTTCTCCACAAGCATTTGAGTTAGCACTTAAGATAGCCAATGTTGACCCTAAGAAAACA TTGTTCTTTGACGATAGCATCCGCAACATAAAAATGGGAAAATCCAGTGGCCTCCACACAGTGCTG GTTGGATCATGGAATAGAGGGAATGGAGTTGATTATGCATTGGAAAGCATTCATAACATTAGAGAAGCTCTGCCAGAACTATGGGAAGTTgatgagaagatgaagaatcaAAGGCTTTCTTCAAAAATTGCATTGGACACTTCATTTGTTATGgcctaa
- the LOC103497146 gene encoding uncharacterized protein C24B11.05-like produces MENGDEFNQISDAKYECLLFDLDDTLYPFNSGLAKEITKNIQEYMIEKLGMEENVPELCISLYKIYGTTMAGLKAIGYNFDYDDFHSFVHGRLPYDMLKPDPLLRNLLHSLPIRKLIFTNGDMAHANRALKRLGLEDCFEGILCFETLNPDKGTVDEEEAGSVIFDINQYMSNPNSDIDLPKTPVVCKPFEEAFKQVFEMANINPKKTLFFDDSVRNLQTGKLVGLHTVLIGNSQRIKGVDHAFESIHNIKEGLPELWEDMEKLKSVTYSRKVAIETSVRA; encoded by the exons ATGGAGAATGGTGATGAGTTCAATCAGATTTCTGATGCTAAATATGAATGTCTTCTATTTG ATCTAGATGACACTCTTTATCCTTTTAACTCTGGTTTGGCAAAGGAAATCACCAAGAACATTCAAG AATATATGATTGAAAAGTTAGGAATGGAGGAGAACGTGCCTGAATTGTGCATTTCCTTGTACAAGATTTATGGGACAACAATGGCTGGTCTTAAA GCTATTGGGTATAACTTCGATTACGATGATTTCCATAG TTTTGTTCATGGAAGATTGCCATATGATATGCTCAAGCCTGATCCTTTATTGAGAAACCTTCTTCATAGCTTACCAATTCGAAAACTT ATATTCACAAATGGTGATATGGCCCATGCAAATAGAGCGCTGAAGAGACTTGGATTAGAGGACTGTTTTGAAGGGATTTTATGCTTTGAGACTTTGAATCCTGATAAGGGAACGGTTGATGAGGAGGAAGCAGGGTCTGTAATTTTTGACATCAATCAGTATATGAGCAATCCAAATTCTGATATCGATCTACCGAAGACACCGGTCGTCTGCAAACCATTCGAAGAGGCATTTAAGCAAGTTTTCGAGATGGCCAATATCAACCCGAAGAAAACT TTGTTCTTCGATGATAGTGTTCGAAATCTACAAACCGGGAAGTTGGTGGGCCTTCACACAGTGCTT ATTGGTAATTCGCAACGGATCAAGGGGGTGGATCATGCGTTTGAGAGCATCCATAATATCAAGGAAGGATTGCCTGAGCTATGGGAAGACATGGAGAAGCTCAAGAGCGTCACATACTCCAGAAAGGTAGCTATCGAGACTTCAGTTAGAGCATAA
- the LOC103497147 gene encoding scarecrow-like protein 14, which produces MDNLLDDFPNSWNNTYPFHPHLSTSLFKVTRDVVDPLQIPAKSHQHQHQHRQLTNNSSSSPSSSSSEGDSPDSHDTSNTMLKYITEMLMDEGEDLKTQPCMLLDCLALQAAEKSFYDVLGQKYPPSPIGDSSCCDRGLGGEDESESFNGNSDSSFFHPFQNSVLSQDSFLGMQFLGHFRQGAEEASKFLPVNGRFGTIDLDNDSSSSTSFPSRPVDFSWVAAENDGRSSLENGLLREKKNRLREDSDEELRSSKQSANFADDNSLSDLFDEVLLCRGESRQSPPSCGSDESSESEANKKSRGRGKRKGKKSSRSRKQENSVEVVDLWTLLTQCAQAVSNYDQRTANELLNQIRQHSNPSGDGNQRLAHYFAKGLETRLAAGTPLYLPFASNETSAAEILKAYQMFIKACPFRRMSYFYGNRTILKLAEKVSTLHIVDFGILYGLQWPCLIQRLSRRPGGPPKLRITGIELPQPGFRPAERVEQTGRRLAHYCKRFNVPFEHKVLAQKWETVRYEDLNLDRDELTIVTCMFRMKNVPDETVVANSPRDRVLKLIRKINPDLFIHEVTNGSFNTPFFNTRFKEALFYYSSLFDMYEATVPRDNPQRFLCEKEILGRDIMNVIACEGLERVERPETYKQWQVRNTRAGFKQVPLDQDLLKSVEKIVNTEYHQDFNIDQDGSWMLQGWKGRIIDALSCWVVA; this is translated from the coding sequence ATGGATAATCTCCTCGACGATTTTCCCAATTCTTGGAATAATACTTATCCCTTCCATCCCCATCTTTCTACTTCTCTGTTCAAAGTCACTCGTGATGTCGTTGATCCCCTTCAGATTCCGGCCAAATcacatcaacatcaacatcaacaccGCCAACTTACTAACAATTCCTCCTCCTCCCCCTCCTCCTCCAGCTCCGAAGGAGATTCTCCCGATAGTCATGACACCTCTAACACCATGCTCAAATACATCACCGAGATGTTGATGGATGAAGGTGAAGATCTCAAAACACAGCCCTGTATGCTTCTTGACTGTTTGGCTCTTCAAGCTGCTGAGAAATCTTTTTATGATGTTCTTGGTCAGAAGTATCCCCCTTCTCCAATCGGTGATTCTTCTTGCTGTGATAGAGGTTTAGGAGGCGAAGATGAATCTGAGTCTTTTAATGGTAACTCTGACTCCTCTTTTTTTCACCCTTTTCAAAACTCTGTTTTAAGTCAAGATTCGTTTCTTGGGATGCAATTTCTTGGCCATTTTAGACAAGGAGCTGAGGAAGCTAGTAAGTTTCTTCCTGTTAATGGAAGATTTGGAACCATTGACTTGGATAATGATTCTTCTAGTTCTACCTCTTTTCCTTCTAGGCCAGTTGATTTTTCTTGGGTTGCTGCCGAGAACGATGGTAGATCCAGCCTTGAAAATGGGTTGttaagagaaaagaaaaaccgTTTGAGGGAAGATAGTGATGAGGAGTTGAGAAGTAGTAAACAATCTGCTAATTTTGCTGATGATAATTCACTGTCTGACTTGTTTGATGAGGTTCTTCTTTGTCGTGGCGAGAGTCGGCAGTCTCCCCCGTCGTGTGGTTCCGATGAATCATCGGAGAGCGAAGCGAATAAGAAATCGAGAGGGAGAGGGaaaaggaaagggaagaaaagTAGTCGTTCTAGGAAGCAAGAGAACAGTGTGGAAGTTGTGGATTTGTGGACATTGTTAACTCAATGTGCTCAAGCTGTTTCAAATTACGATCAAAGAACTGCCAATGAACTGCTTAATCAAATCAGGCAGCACTCTAATCCATCTGGGGATGGAAATCAAAGATTAGCTCATTACTTTGCTAAGGGTCTTGAGACTCGTCTTGCCGCCGGTACGCCTCTATATTTGCCCTTTGCAAGTAATGAAACCTCTGCTGCTGAGATCTTGAAAGCTTATCAGATGTTCATCAAGGCGTGCCCGTTTCGGCGGATGTCATATTTCTATGGcaatagaacaattctgaagtTAGCCGAGAAAGTCTCAACATTGCATATTGTTGATTTTGGGATTTTGTATGGTCTCCAATGGCCCTGCTTGATTCAACGGCTTTCGCGTAGACCTGGTGGACCTCCGAAACTTCGGATAACAGGGATCGAGCTTCCCCAGCCAGGATTCCGCCCTGCTGAACGTGTTGAGCAGACTGGTCGTCGTCTTGCACATTACTGCAAAAGATTCAATGTGCCATTTGAACACAAGGTCTTGGCACAAAAATGGGAAACGGTTCGATACGAGGATCTCAATCTTGATAGAGATGAACTGACTATTGTGACTTGTATGTTCCGAATGAAAAACGTACCCGACGAAACAGTAGTCGCTAACAGCCCGAGAGATAGGGTTCTAAAGTTGATCAGGAAAATCAATCCAGATCTCTTCATTCATGAAGTCACCAATGGTTCATTTAACACTCCATTTTTCAACACAAGGTTTAAAGAGGCACTCTTTTACTACTCGTCGTTGTTCGACATGTACGAAGCGACAGTGCCTCGAGACAATCCCCAGAGGTTTCTGTGTGAGAAGGAAATCCTAGGAAGAGACATCATGAATGTCATAGCGTGCGAGGGGCTTGAGAGAGTCGAAAGGCCAGAGACATACAAGCAATGGCAAGTAAGGAACACAAGGGCCGGGTTCAAGCAAGTACCATTAGACCAAGATTTGCTGAAGAGTGTGGAGAAGATAGTGAACACAGAATACCATCAGGACTTCAATATCGATCAAGACGGGTCGTGGATGTTGCAAGGGTGGAAAGGACGGATTATCGACGCGTTATCATGTTGGGTTGTTGCCTAA